In Rhodamnia argentea isolate NSW1041297 chromosome 1, ASM2092103v1, whole genome shotgun sequence, the genomic window AATGCAGAAGTCGTCAAGCTATGGGATGTGGAAACAGGTACATGCAAGCGTACATTTGGAGATCATGACTTCATTGTGAGCTCATGTGCTTGGTTTCCCGACTCAAAACGACTTGTATGTGGCAGTTCCCACTCGGAAAAGGGCATTTGCATATGGGACTGTGATGGGACTCAGATAAAAGCATGGAGAGGGATGAGGATGCGCAACATTCTAGACCTTGCCGTCACACCAGACGGAATAAATCTTATCAGTGTTTTCTCAGACAGAGAAATCCGGATATTGAACCTAGTGACAAATGCCGAGCGAGTCATATCGGAGGAGCATCCTATTACTTCACTTTCTATATCAGGGGATAGTGAGTTCTTTATCGTCAACCTAAACAGTCAGGAGATTCACATGTGGGATGTTGCTGGGAAATTCGAGAAAGCATCGAGGTTTATAGGCCACAAGCAGCACAAGTACGTGATACGCTCCTGTTTTGGTGGGCTGAACAGCAGATTTATTGCCAGTGGCAGTGAGAATGCGCAGGTATATATGTCTTTTCGGCAAATCTATTGTCCTGTCCATTTCAATAGCTCATGATCTGCATGTTGTGTTGTCATAACGGACTATGGATGAGGACATACCCCGTGCCActttctcttgattttctttgttttggttGACAGCATTTCCACGTTTCATCCTGTTGCTTTATATGATCGAAGCACAGGTTCGCCTAAATTTTCGAAATCTTGGCAGGTCTACATATGGAACCGACGAGGTCCTCAGCCAATAGAGATTCTGTCTGGCCACAAAATGACCGTCAATAGCGTGAGCTGGAATCCTAGGAGGCCTCGAATGCTGGCGTCGGCCAGCGACGATCAGACGATTCGTGTATGGGCTCCATCTGGATCCAAGAAGACGCCGCGCCCCCACGGCTTGATGAAGTGAGAACGCAGAGTAAATTTTGAACCCACTTGTACATAGCTGTTGCTCCTTCGATGTATTCATCTGTAAAATTTCCGCAGCTTCTTCGTCTCCTCTCTCTtaagaaaattttggcaaacGTTTATTTGTGTAGTGTTCTTGTATCATTCCTTCATTTGTTCTCTGATGAGACGGTTGGAGCCGAATAATGCAAATTTTCCATGTTCCGTGGCAACATCGTAAACGACGCCCGTTTACTCGCTATCTGCTGCTTGTCGTGTCGGGACACCTGCTCTTTATAGCTTTAGAATATGAAATCTCCCTCATAACGTGAAGTCGTTTTTCAAACAACGGCGAAATTGTAGCCATTTTTGCAAGGATTTTAGAGAagttcccaaaaaaaaacacacacacacacacacacccataACGAAAGGTaaaggaaaattattcaaaaaatcagTAATTTGAACATTGGAAAATGTAGGATCTTTTTACCACGAAACTTAAGTGACTAATTACTGAAATAGATTAATAATAAAGAATTAGTGCACAGAAAAGACtatcaaaattaaaatagaaaatttcacgTAAGGGCTTGAAGTTTCCTCATTGTTTTAAAAATGGACTTGATCATAGGCATTTtcgttatttatattttttttccttcctttttgccGGTGGTCGGTCTCGGGTGATGGCCGCCACCGAGGAGGGTTGGGCGAGGACATCCTTGACGGTCATAGGCGAGAGCTGCCCGCATCGgccacaacaaagaaaaaaaaaagaaatgggaaataataaaacaaaaattttaaaaaaaaattagaattaaattatgGAAATGGCATTGGTtatactcttatttgaaacaatgaagaCGCTTCAAACcgttatttggaattttcccaagcTAGAAGAAAGTGAAATCTAGAAATGTTGTGGTGaacagtaaaaaaattttattgtaGATTCACTATAAAACCAAATCCTTTGCGAGGAACCCCATGTTTGCTGTATTAATCCATGTTAACCAACTTAACATGAAAAATAGGACTAACGTATAAAATAGATTAACCCAGTTTAGATAGTAGAATAAGTTATAAGCGTATCAATAATGACCCATTGTTGTCggagtaaaaatatttttacccgTTGCTATAATGCCTATACTTCTTGTTTTCAAGGGACTATCTATAAAGAAGGGgatttagagaaaaaaaatggccCAAAATTAGTACTAACATCTCCGCAGATATAAATGGATTTTCATCAAGGTTACAATATGATTTTTACCTATCCATGTCATTGTCAGCACGGTGTTAAAAAAGTGCCGAGGTGACCTGATTAATCTAGTTGGCGCTAATGTGATGTTGACGTGGCGTTTcacatcaatattttttttatttactggAAAAGATTAACTTtaaagaaataatatatatatataactcaAGGAtccaaacagaaagaaaaaattcattggACTGATCGAACATAtcgaaaagttcaagaacctCCTATGCCTTTATACCAATTTTCATTTGTCATTCACCACCGGTCAATATGACAACTAATTTAGATATGCCTCTCGAGATAACAttgagaaaaatttccaaaaaagtcttaaacatattatatgaTTGCCGGATCAGCATTAGATCTTTTGACATTGGCCGGAAGGATTACATTGGTATTTCGTCTAAAGGTTTGATACTAGATTGACcagattaaaaaatttagaatagaaTCGACGTTCGTAACAATAAGGTTATgactttttatttataattagcCCATAGTATTGGCACACCATTTTCTCATATCGTTGATGTTACTCTCCAATTTTCTAAGTGTGCCTGTACAATAATCCAACTAGCTAATCCCCCATCCTATAttgacccaacaaaaaaaaaaaaaactccaattgCGCGTGACACGCAATAAATCCCTGGCCCATTTTCTTGGATGACCACAAACCGCCCATCTCCCCTAGTCTAAGATATCATAAGTAGCCTTCCCAAAATTGATCTTCTAGATTAATGATGGGATTTGTCAACCATCCTACAAAAAAAGTCCTCCTTGATTGGGTTGGGCCCTCCAATCACCTGATTGAAGTGCCAATCAATATCATCAATGTGATTGAGGAGGGAAACTTAGGCATATCTAGTAGCTTTTTCCAAATGACAAATTAAATAATCTCAATAAGGGCAAGTAATCTAGGTTGcatgaattaaatttttttttatgggtcggAATtgcatgatttaattatttatcaaaAAACTATTGTACCATGATTGttgaaaataaaggaaaattaccaaaaaagccctcaacatattgcaattgtgccaattcggtctaattttttttgccaattaagtataaatattttgaaattgtgctaattcggtctTGGCgtgtatatttttaataatattcaataattttttgaatttttcaataatttattttgattttttccttttcttttttttggttaagacaaaaaaaaattattaaaagaataaaaaaataattgaaaaacataaataatattaaaatattattaagaattgtccACATCATGGTCGATTGgccaaatgaactaaattgacataattataataggtttgggactttttgataattttccaatgAAGATAGTGTTTGTATTGTTTAAAGGGTTCACGGTTTTTTAAGAATGATAATGacaaaaagaaacgaaaatattATACTCCGAAAGCAGAAAAATTAGAGTTCGATAGATTAAGAAACCGATCATCTCAAGCTACTTAAATGCTTGTAGAAGCTCAAGATCCAGAGATGGGTTAGATGTGAATGGATTGGTTTGTGCTTAAGCAAGAGGTTTGTATTTTCTTGCAAGCCCCATTGCGGACGCTCGATGCGCCAAACCAACTATGCGAGTAGCCTCGTGTTTGAGTCATCCTCTCGTACTCCGGCTTGCATCTTATCTTATCGATGAAGTTAGCAAGGTACTTCATAATAATCAAGTTTATCCATTAAAGACGGAATCTAATGCCGCCGTCCTCATGTGTGTTTTAAGGttaaattgcaagaaaacacatttcgactaattttgaccgCCATATTTTTCATGAAGGCCATAGTTTCCTCCGGTGCTGATGGTGAAAGATTTCCTCCGATCAGTCTACTGATTGATGATGACTTATGATTATGGACATCAAttacatttaatttttcttatatttgcaTATTGCTAGAGGTATGATTTGGAGGATTCCTCCAACGGAAGATAGAGCAAAGCATAACCATTTCGTGTTTTTTATAGTTATGTTTACCAGATGAAAAGCATATTCTTGCTCGAGCACATTAGCATGGTCACAAAATGGTGCATGCCCTGCCCAAAAAAGACTTAAGGGCTAGATGCTTGGTCCTTCCGCATTAGGAGGACAACGGTCTCATCCTCGATGCATTGGCCCGTATCGCTTGGTGCttcatgtaattttttatggattaataccacgaaaaactccaaaccgatacactcaCGATAGATTTATTACAAACTGATTTTTTAaataccaaaaactccaaaccgacacacatgtgatgaatttaccatatgttactttttgttaaattttgctgtcaaattgctgaattggatgACACATGACGGTTAATGGGTGTACCAAATttagatttttaccctctattttacgtaggtataccagtttggagtttttcataataataactcaatttaacggaaattaatggatgataaatttatcacagatataccagtttaagattttttatggtaaaaaattagtaTGGGATAAACTTATTACGGTTCTACCAGTTTCGAAGTTTTAGAGAACAACAAACTAGCGGagggcaaatttatcataagtatactaatttgagattttttgtgatgttATCTTCGTCTTTTAAGATAGATAATACAAATTATTTCCATTTAAACGtgcgtttatttcatgaaaaactcgagatttggaaaatatttttcaataaagaTTGGTTATTTCGCTTAAAAAAGCTAGCcatattattgataataaaattattcccaatcattttcgtgaatgatgaaattatctatcattcattttattttcgcaAGCAATACAAGCGCTCGTTTCTCGACAACTGCTTtctcaattttgaatttgtcgtcaaataaacgcaccctaaattcttaaattaaaatttctccGGCCCTCCCCCGGTCGAATAGCCAGTTGCCACCTAgcgtggaagagagagagagagagagacccgtGTCCTATCTTTGCATCGTCCACTTTTGGGAAGAAGGGCGGTGACAAAAGCTTTGTCCAAGCCGCATCCTAACCAAAAAGGGAGGTGGCATCCACCCAGAGAttagatccaaaaaaaaaaagcaacaccATAGAAAATATCTAAAGGGGATGACCAGTCAAAGGGACATTAAAAGCTCCATTTCAAAGCACCCAACCGCCCCCACCAAGAAGAAGCATCTTAGATTAAGTTTGAATGGGACCTGCATTGACCATTATCCTCCTTTGACCGCTGGCCAGAAGAGATCACCCTCTGATCACCCCACCACAACCTCTCAATGCAAAAAACAAACGAAAGACTGCCACAcagagagagggaagagagagtggGGGAAGATTCAGATGGACAGTTCTGATCGAAAGAATCATAATTTGATGTGAAGAAATCAGGTCACAGGTAAGGGAAGAGGGAGCAGTAATCAGATGTACAATACAAGAGCAAGCTAGCTAGCATGTGAAGATTGACAGTACAGAAGCTGCAAAAGTtggagaagaagtagaagaagtgAGGAGAAATActaggaagaggaggaggactcGAATTTGTAGTATTTATCAACAGCAACAGAGACGTCCCAAGTGCAGCTGAGTCCCTTTGGGATGATCACGAGATCCCCAGCGCCAAACTCCACAAATTGGTCTtctgatggtgatggtgatgatgatgatgaggaagacGACGACCCTCTTGGATAGACCTTCACTTTGCCCTTCACCAAGTAACACGTCTCCTCGGCATCAAACTTCAGCTGATACTTCCCTGGCGGACAACCCCACCTGAAAcagaaaagaaattcaagttTCTGTCGTGATtaaggcaagagagagagagaagggtttttTACTTGGGCCAACACTTGATGTTCAGCTCAGACAATTTGGACTCCGGGGGGTTTCTTTCGACCAGGATTCTGAGGTTGTTTGctgaggagggggaggaggaggaggaggtggaggaggggCTTGCAGTACTTGAAGCCATATGGGGTAGGTATGGCGAATGTGTGTTTTGAGAGAAGGTTCTTGGAAGGTGatgtgaagaaaagaagagttgCTGTTCCCTTTTATAGTGTGTTGGGTCTGTTCTGTGTTTGCTTCTAGATAAGCAAAAGGAGAGCACTGctttttagtttaatttttatttttttatttgcctaaaaaatattttttattgtggtagaaaaaaaacttaatgagataaatttAATGTCGAATTTACATCGAGCCGCACAAGAAAATTACTTATTTACGGCCGAAATATACTTAGCAAGGAGCTAGGTTGGTTTTTTTTCCACTCTTGTGGATCGACAGTTCTTCTAATAATACTTGTTCCGTCTCCTGTTATTAAATCAAATAGTTAGATTCCTAATTTCGCTTTTGtaaaaattttgtttgaaaatattttattaacaAGTGCCTTTAAAGCACCGACCAATCAAGTCAAATAGAAAACATTTATCAACGAACTATAACGAGTATATAATTAtactcccttttctttctttcttttcctcaaaTGAAGGCAATGCCACATTGGGTAATGAGTTTGTatggagagatagagagagagaaattttggaCTTGTCTGACTTAATTAGTTactgaaaattacaaaatattcaGCATTTAATGGTATTAAGAATTTGCACCCGTGTGCATATATAGGAGGATAATCAAGAACTTGGCATAATTTTCAATCATGAAAACACAACAGTACCCTAAGATCTAATAAGGATCTTTGGGAAGTAAGAAAAACTT contains:
- the LOC115754571 gene encoding uncharacterized protein LOC115754571; translation: MASSTASPSSTSSSSSPSSANNLRILVERNPPESKLSELNIKCWPKWGCPPGKYQLKFDAEETCYLVKGKVKVYPRGSSSSSSSSSPSPSEDQFVEFGAGDLVIIPKGLSCTWDVSVAVDKYYKFESSSSS